One window of the Nocardia huaxiensis genome contains the following:
- the sigJ gene encoding RNA polymerase sigma factor SigJ: MFAGASEADLFESSRGRLEAIAYRLLGSAADAQDAVQDTYLRWSSAERDYVESPEAWLTKVLTNICLNQLTSARARRETYVGQWLPEPVFTGDPMLGPADTVEQRESVSMAMLTVMERLSANERVVYVLREAFGYQHSEIAEILEITEANCQQIFRRAKQHMATGRTRIEVDQAAATKIVEGFLDAAINGDTETLISLLTENVISIGDGGAFVSTLSRPLVGADRVARFLRLLVRPTEKKRTNLGGAPVMFAAVVNGMPAVVITVNGRVVGLLCLEVTTDGIAAFHGQVNPGKLVRANQWWADIEHGNPLVESW; this comes from the coding sequence ATGTTTGCGGGTGCGTCCGAGGCCGATCTGTTCGAGAGCTCCAGGGGTCGGCTGGAGGCGATCGCCTACCGCCTGCTCGGCTCGGCCGCCGATGCCCAGGACGCCGTGCAGGACACCTATCTTCGGTGGTCGAGCGCCGAGCGCGACTATGTAGAGTCGCCCGAAGCGTGGCTGACCAAGGTGCTCACCAACATTTGTCTCAACCAGCTCACCTCGGCTCGTGCCCGGCGCGAGACCTATGTGGGGCAGTGGCTACCTGAGCCCGTGTTCACCGGTGACCCGATGCTGGGCCCGGCCGACACCGTCGAGCAGCGTGAATCGGTGTCGATGGCGATGCTCACGGTAATGGAGCGGCTTTCGGCGAACGAACGTGTGGTGTACGTGTTGCGGGAGGCCTTCGGCTACCAGCACAGCGAGATCGCCGAGATACTCGAGATCACCGAGGCCAATTGCCAGCAGATCTTTCGCCGGGCCAAACAGCACATGGCCACCGGCCGAACCCGCATCGAGGTCGATCAAGCCGCCGCCACCAAAATCGTCGAAGGCTTCCTCGACGCGGCCATCAACGGTGATACCGAGACCCTGATCAGCCTGTTGACCGAGAACGTCATCAGCATCGGCGACGGCGGCGCCTTCGTGTCGACGCTGTCGCGGCCGCTGGTCGGCGCCGACCGGGTCGCCCGGTTCCTGCGGCTGCTCGTCAGACCGACCGAGAAAAAGCGCACGAACCTGGGCGGTGCGCCCGTCATGTTCGCCGCGGTGGTCAACGGGATGCCCGCGGTGGTGATCACGGTCAACGGCCGGGTCGTCGGCCTGCTGTGCCTGGAGGTGACCACCGACGGTATCGCGGCCTTCCACGGGCAGGTCAACCCCGGCAAACTCGTGCGAGCCAACCAGTGGTGGGCCGATATCGAACACGGGAACCCCCTCGTCGAATCCTGGTGA
- a CDS encoding NAD(P)/FAD-dependent oxidoreductase produces MKHRIVVLGAGYAGATAAGRLAKRLHRDDVEIIVVNADPEFVERVRLHQLAAGQDLPARRLDQIFANSGVQVRIAWVTAVDTDSQIVTVTDDNGAQTLGYDTLVYALGSTIADYGVPGVAEYAHNVAGKPAALRLRARLNELGEGAQVLIAGAGLTGIEVAAEIAEARPDLDVAIAARGGVGDWLDEKARRYLLGAFDRLGITIHEGTDIARVDAHGVTTAAGAFIPAEMTVWTAGFTAHPLAQATTLELSDTGRIVVDATQRSVSHPNVYAIGDAAHAIGVGGKALRMGCAVASPMAWLGADAIAARLTGRAVPDAPIGYQSQFISLGRRDGIRQVVTPEDQPTEKVVTGRKGARFKELICSIAAWCVVHPTMLKPSRRRHLVPAAAAENTAPGS; encoded by the coding sequence ATGAAGCACCGCATCGTCGTCCTCGGCGCCGGATACGCCGGAGCCACCGCCGCCGGACGCCTCGCCAAGCGGCTGCACCGCGACGACGTCGAGATCATCGTGGTCAACGCCGACCCCGAGTTCGTCGAGCGAGTGCGCCTGCACCAGCTCGCGGCCGGCCAGGACCTGCCCGCACGCCGGCTCGACCAGATCTTCGCCAACTCCGGCGTGCAGGTCAGGATCGCATGGGTGACCGCCGTCGATACCGACAGCCAGATCGTCACCGTCACCGACGACAACGGAGCCCAGACCCTCGGCTACGACACCCTCGTCTACGCCCTGGGCAGCACCATCGCCGACTACGGTGTGCCCGGTGTCGCCGAATACGCCCACAACGTCGCGGGAAAGCCGGCGGCGCTGCGGCTACGAGCACGGTTGAACGAGCTCGGCGAGGGCGCGCAGGTGCTCATCGCCGGCGCGGGCCTGACCGGCATCGAGGTCGCCGCCGAGATAGCCGAAGCTCGACCCGATCTCGACGTCGCCATCGCCGCGCGCGGCGGTGTCGGTGACTGGCTCGACGAGAAGGCCCGGCGCTACCTGCTGGGCGCGTTCGACCGGCTGGGCATCACCATTCACGAGGGCACCGACATCGCCCGAGTGGACGCCCACGGCGTGACCACCGCCGCCGGTGCGTTCATCCCCGCCGAGATGACGGTGTGGACGGCCGGTTTCACCGCACACCCACTCGCCCAGGCCACAACCCTGGAACTGTCGGACACGGGACGCATCGTCGTGGACGCGACCCAGCGTTCGGTCTCGCACCCCAACGTCTACGCCATCGGCGACGCCGCACACGCGATCGGCGTCGGCGGCAAAGCGCTGCGGATGGGTTGCGCCGTCGCGTCGCCGATGGCATGGCTCGGCGCCGACGCGATCGCCGCGCGTTTGACCGGACGCGCGGTTCCCGACGCCCCGATCGGCTACCAGAGTCAGTTCATCAGCCTGGGCCGTCGTGACGGTATCCGTCAGGTCGTGACGCCGGAGGATCAGCCCACCGAGAAGGTCGTCACCGGACGCAAGGGCGCTCGGTTCAAGGAACTGATCTGCTCGATCGCCGCCTGGTGCGTCGTGCACCCGACCATGCTCAAGCCCAGTCGCCGACGCCACCTCGTGCCGGCCGCTGCCGCCGAGAACACGGCGCCGGGCTCCTGA